The following coding sequences are from one Wenzhouxiangella sp. AB-CW3 window:
- a CDS encoding OmpA family protein — protein MATLLVAACATTPSAPPGAMEAREKLSALQSDPNLAPHARVEIREAEEAVRIAEQSLTGSSDSALAAHRVYLADHKVEIARARATTRYAESQRKALGEERERARLAARTREADRAHADARHARGEADRAQTDAQRARSEAGRAQADAQLAREEAEMARRAAEAARRAESESEAAAARRAAEMQRQIEILEAEITSRGLVLTLGDVLFATASTELQAGAHVNLDKLVNFLNQYPERRVHIEGHTDNIGAIEYNRDLSQRRADSVRHFLTQQGIASGRITTAGMGMDRPVASNTSATGRQMNRRVEIIIENPSGSQASAGSD, from the coding sequence ATGGCAACGCTACTGGTGGCGGCATGCGCCACCACGCCGTCAGCCCCGCCGGGCGCCATGGAAGCGCGAGAAAAACTGAGCGCGCTTCAGAGCGATCCGAATCTGGCACCGCATGCGCGTGTCGAGATCCGGGAAGCCGAAGAGGCCGTGCGAATCGCGGAGCAGTCGCTGACCGGCTCATCGGATTCCGCCCTGGCTGCTCACCGGGTGTACCTGGCCGACCACAAGGTGGAAATCGCCAGGGCCAGGGCAACAACCCGATACGCGGAAAGCCAGCGCAAGGCGCTTGGCGAAGAACGCGAGCGGGCGCGCCTTGCGGCTCGAACGAGAGAAGCGGACCGGGCACACGCCGACGCCAGGCATGCTCGCGGTGAGGCCGACAGAGCCCAGACCGATGCGCAACGTGCCCGTTCCGAAGCGGGCCGCGCTCAGGCCGATGCACAGCTCGCCCGTGAGGAAGCGGAAATGGCAAGACGCGCCGCTGAAGCTGCACGCAGGGCTGAATCCGAATCCGAAGCAGCCGCTGCGCGGCGGGCCGCCGAGATGCAGCGCCAGATCGAAATCCTGGAGGCCGAGATCACCAGTCGCGGACTGGTGCTGACCCTGGGTGATGTGCTGTTTGCCACGGCCAGCACGGAGCTGCAGGCCGGCGCCCACGTCAATCTCGACAAGCTGGTCAACTTTCTCAATCAATACCCGGAACGGCGCGTCCATATTGAAGGCCACACCGACAATATCGGCGCGATTGAGTACAACCGCGACCTTTCGCAACGCCGTGCGGACTCAGTAAGACATTTCCTGACTCAACAGGGCATCGCATCGGGACGGATCACCACGGCCGGAATGGGTATGGATCGACCGGTGGCATCCAATACATCGGCGACCGGTCGCCAGATGAACCGTCGGGTGGAGATCATCATCGAGAACCCGTCCGGCTCGCAGGCTTCAGCCGGTTCAGATTGA
- a CDS encoding DUF4398 domain-containing protein, which translates to MKSAAVPAVSLLLLGACASTPQPPTESLSDARQAIANAEQSDARQYASAELDEARSQLSLAERSVGQERMTEADRFARQSRIAAELAIARTGSAKAAEINHEIQRSTEALLEEMRRTGDRQ; encoded by the coding sequence TTGAAGTCAGCCGCGGTCCCGGCTGTTTCCCTGCTGTTGCTCGGCGCCTGCGCTTCCACGCCCCAGCCGCCCACAGAATCCCTTTCCGATGCGCGCCAGGCGATTGCCAACGCCGAACAGTCAGATGCGCGCCAGTACGCAAGCGCCGAACTTGACGAAGCACGCAGTCAGTTGTCCCTGGCCGAGCGCTCAGTCGGCCAGGAACGCATGACCGAGGCGGATCGTTTTGCCAGGCAATCGCGGATCGCGGCCGAGCTGGCCATTGCGAGAACCGGTTCTGCCAAGGCAGCCGAGATCAACCACGAAATACAGCGCAGCACCGAAGCGCTGCTTGAAGAAATGCGCCGAACTGGAGACAGGCAATGA
- a CDS encoding Crp/Fnr family transcriptional regulator — protein MAIQTSATNRLIDQLPAAAAQSLLATCELTDLEFDQVIAEAGAPIERVLFPTTAIISVTARVDDHNPLEMGMIGFEGMLGATLALGMKRHPMPAIVQGSGLALEIPAAAFRRQLTATPALERLVHGYLFVLVEQLSQTAACNAFHEVAARLARWLLMMEDRARGQPLVLTHLFLSDMLGVRRSAVTIAAGRLQAQQLIRYTRGHIQVLSRPGLEAVACQCYPAGLAAYARQFGID, from the coding sequence ATGGCCATTCAAACCTCTGCCACCAATAGACTGATCGATCAACTGCCCGCTGCCGCCGCCCAATCGCTGCTGGCCACCTGTGAGCTGACCGATCTCGAATTCGATCAGGTGATCGCCGAAGCCGGCGCGCCGATCGAAAGGGTGCTGTTTCCGACCACGGCCATCATCTCGGTCACCGCCCGGGTCGACGACCACAACCCCCTGGAGATGGGCATGATCGGTTTTGAAGGTATGCTGGGCGCAACCCTGGCCCTGGGCATGAAGCGTCATCCCATGCCGGCCATCGTCCAGGGCAGCGGACTTGCCCTGGAGATCCCCGCAGCCGCGTTCCGGCGCCAGCTCACCGCCACGCCGGCCCTCGAGCGCCTCGTCCATGGCTATCTGTTCGTGCTCGTCGAACAACTGTCCCAGACCGCTGCCTGCAACGCCTTCCATGAAGTCGCCGCGCGCCTGGCCCGCTGGCTGTTGATGATGGAGGACCGCGCCCGCGGCCAACCCCTGGTGCTGACCCACCTGTTCCTGTCGGACATGCTGGGCGTGCGCCGAAGTGCGGTGACCATCGCGGCCGGCCGCCTGCAGGCACAGCAGTTGATCCGCTACACCCGCGGTCATATCCAGGTGCTGTCGCGACCCGGCCTGGAAGCGGTCGCCTGCCAATGCTATCCGGCCGGCCTTGCCGCCTATGCGCGCCAGTTCGGCATCGATTGA